A stretch of DNA from Carya illinoinensis cultivar Pawnee chromosome 12, C.illinoinensisPawnee_v1, whole genome shotgun sequence:
attaaataaataaaataaacattatcGATAAAAGGCCCTATGATGGTCGTGGCATGCAAGGCCCATGGTGGGCAAGGATGGTGCATGGCCCACGGCGGGGCTAGTTCTGGTCCGGTCCGATGGCTGGCTACATGGCATGGTATGGTGCCATGTGTTGGTCTGATGGTGGGCACGATGTGGTACTGTGCGTGGCCTGCTgatggtgggcatggcatggtgccatgccTAGGCCTGATGGTAAACACAGGGTGATGCCGTGTTATTGCTGTGAGGCCTAGTCAAGTGGCTTGTACGCTGGTCTTGCATGGCCCAAGCTGGTGGCCTGGGCGAtgggcatgcatggcccaagctgaTGGTCTAGGCACTGGACTATAAGGCACGGGttggagccatgcgctggatggcatgtcTGCAAGGCACGGTTTGGAGTTGTGCGCTAGATGGAATGCTTGTGAGGGGACACCACTAACCTTGTTGAGTGGTGCTGGGGTGCGCATGCGTACAAGTAAGGGAATGCGTAGGCCTGCACGCAGCCAATAGCCTCCATGGTGCTTGCTATGTGTCTGAGCATGAGCCAAGTCATACATGCGggctagccatgtgactgtTTTGATCCTCCAAGAGCTGTATCAAGATGTGGTCTCGGGTAATCCTCCTAGGGATTGTGAAAGAGTCCCCTGCCTCCACACGTGGCACCATTGGGGATAGCAACCTTGGATCTTTCATATTCGACTTCCTTTTCTTCGCCTAGGGTGGCATGTACAGCTAGTGACGATCTTTCACCGGTGTATCAGAACATCTTCCAATTGTTACATCCTTATGTTTTTCCTAATCAAATATCAAGATAAAATGGTTGTGAGAATCCCCTTTAGTTGGACCGGATCAACAAAAAGCAACACACATTTTTCAATTGCGGCTTTTGATTGTAGTTTAATAGTCTGTTCATCAGATTATTTTGAAACGGCTTTAAGCGGAATCCCCTTAATGGGATTGGGTAGGAGTCATACTTTTGACTCTAaaatccactttttttttttttttttttttttttttttatctttcttggTATACTTTTGTTTGTTTAGGGGTAATTGTTAGGGACTCCCACCCCTCTAAAATATTGTGTCTTGTAATGGTATAATTTTCCATATAATATCGCttatttagaagaaaaaataaaaataagagaggATACATAGGTGCTAACAGTTCCTTTTCCGCATGTATGTTTTCCTGCTTTCTCGAGAACATTTAATACGTTGTTTGGGGCTTGAGTTGAAACACAGATGAGGTGAAACCGTCTCGTACGGTGAGACCATCTCAAGTATCCAAACAAAATGTCGAAACacaaaactatctcatctcacatTTTTCAACCTTTCTTCTGTTCATTAAGAGGACTTTTCACTAACTATACAGTGAACTTGTCTCCCGAGCTTGCAAATTTGTTGGCAATTGTGTTGCCAACAAACATAACAACCTCGATGACTACAGGCTTACATGCACCACATGGAATACTTATCCTATAGCACCATCAATATAGCACTATCAATAGACCAGTGTGTGACACATATGAACTTCACCTACACCACATCTAACCACAAGTCTCTAAGAGATGTCCCTTCCCACAATCGCCGCCTTGTGTGCCCCAAACGTTGGTATTTAAGCGATGAGATGGAAGAGGAAACTAAATATGGCCACCATAGTTCCCCATTCACAATTGCAACCTTAAAACCCCaacttcataatatatatatattgaaatataaataatgttacatacagtcctaaaatacataaatactatatagttgttttgaaaaaaataaaatctacgattaataaagtaatttcttttcatgtagatttcgtatttattattttttaaagtgattatatgGTATTTGTGCACTgcaattataatttctttttatttaatattgttaATTGATGAATGACACACATAAAatcctttttataattttttatacaatcatattttaaattgatgatATTTCTTTAGAATGATATtgcttttataaattattttataaaattatttatcatttaaacAAGTTTGTATAAAGTATTGTGAAAAAAATTATCGcgtatcatttttttttgtttaattataattttaatatattgatagaaaaaaattattataacaataaataaattctaaaaaaataaatttataaattgatataattttatataatatattatatttattttataataaaaataattttataatttcacgCGATTTACTCACCTACGATATTTCTTTGGCCGGCCggaagtatttaaaaaaaaaaaaaaagaaattgtaaaaCGTAAGAGTTATTTGAAAAGTTCCTCGACCTCCCAGTTCtcatttatttacatttttctcGGCAGTCCTCTTGAGTATTTGGGCGATGCCATAGATGtaaatgttggatttgattggGAGGACGAACAAATCCCCAGCAGCCGAAGAACCGATAATTGGAAGATCTCTGCTGAGCCAAATTAATGGAAACTGTGGACAACAGCAATTGCGATACCACTGAGGATGATAGCAGTGtttcttttcaaaatcataCTCATGTTTCTCCGAATTCACAATCTGAATCCGATGTTGTTAAGAGCTCTTCTGATGCTGTGTCCAGAGGGCTGTCTTCGACGCTCGCCACTGTAATTAGAGACTTCGATTCCAGAGCTGAGGACGCTCTCAGAAGCCAGGACCAGCTCTCCTCCGCTCTCCATCGTCTTACTCGAGGTTTAATTTGCACCTGGATCACTCTCGCattttacctttttattttctgttttattttttgtgtgcgCAAGTGTACTTGTAGACGTGAATTGCAGTATGATATGAATAAGCGGCACCAAAATCCTTCAACAAGTACAACTTCCCTTACTCATCACTACTGGATTTCTAACTTGTAAATCAGAGCCAAACGGTATCATTCAAAGTGCGTATGGGTATTTGTAAGTATCGGTGCATTGGCGCACTAGACTTTCACATATTTCGTCTCTTTATGATATCCTGGGGGACCTTAGGTGTTCCGTTCGGAGGTTAGAAGCATCGAGCTCTTCCACAGTGATGGCTTTTGAATTATGTTCTAGAAAAGGATGCACTCTTTCTAAGCTTGAGATAAGGAAGAGGTGTGCAGATGGGGTAGTTGAATGGCCTGATAGTCTTGTGAGTTCTTACTAGTGGGCATTTGGAACCATTTGGTATGGCATAAGATGGGACATTCTGGGGCCTGGGGGCTCGGTTCTAGCATGATATTTGGCATGGGGAGCACCTATGTAATTAGCATTTCTTACTTTGTTTGACATAAATGAGGACAAAGATGCATTTCTGGCTGCATGTTTGGGCAGGTCTCCAATAACCATCATCAAAATCTgaaatttgatttggagttggATAGAGTTGGTAAACTTTTGGTTGCATATCTTACGTTGTATGGGATGAAGGTGGGGTACGGGTGGGCAAGGGAGGACGAGTAGTTGTAGAGGCACTGGGTACTGATAATTGTAAAGAACATGTGATATAGATTACAACAGATCAAGGAATGGTAAATTTCAAGACATAAGAAACCTGGAAATACGGTCCAGAGTTGATGGACTTGCTTGTGATTTTTCAAAACTCTTAATGGAGCCATAAAGTCttatctattttaaattttaaagtttgtaTGCTGTTGGTATTTGTTTAATGTTCTTTGTTTGTTTAGACATTTTGTAAGCTACAATATTTCTgtgattttcagattttctggGCTGACTGTACAATGGTCCCTGAGTTATCGATAATGTTTTGGTTGTTTCATTATTAGGTATAAGTATGTTCCAGCATAGTTTCTAGGTAACTCGACTGAGCCTTAATTCTCACTGGGGCTGCCtatgtggatttttttttcactcCGCTGGCTCTAGGTAGGGATTGTACTTTTGTTTACCTCTATAACAAGAAATAGCCATatttgaaatagaaaaagaCACGGCCCAATTACCCTGGTCATACAGGAGTAACACCTAattgaaatagaaaaagataTAAGAAAGTCATGAAAACTTGGCCCATATCTATATTGGCTGTACAAAGATAGAGTATCGAAGAGATAAATTCTATGTTCTTCCATCGCTCACAATCTTCAAAGAATGTTAACTGTAACTTTTTACATATAGGAGTAACTAACACTGTAACTTCAGATGAGGGTTTGAGTTGCATTGAGTTAAAGTTTTGGGAGTAAACGACAATGGAGTAATAGTTTGTGGATGAAAACTGTAATTATCCCTGGATAATTATTTGATAGAAAATGCTTGTCTACTTAATGAGGCTTTGCTTGCCTTTATTatatgatgtaaaatttgattgctttaggattaatatatatatataatccctaATGTTGGCTTTCAAcaatttaagaaagttatatGGAATCACCTCCTTCAATGATTCCCCCCGATCCCCACCTATGCATGTAATTTCTTCTTCCCGCGATATGAGATTTGGTTTAAACTAGCTCAGTTATGCAAAGCCCAAAGGGGCCCTGCCCAGAAATTGACTTGGTTTCCATTATCTTCCTAAAttgcttcaatttttttgcAGTAAACCTTTTATCCAGAATTGTATTGTCTTACATATTGCCTTATAACTGAGGCTGACAATCAGTTGTCAGAGCAGCAAGCCCAaaaatgattttgaagaatagcTTTCACAGAACCTTTTTACAGAATACCTTAGAAACCATAAATATGGACAATGGTCCAATGGTCTTAATTAGTTGATAAGGACGATGATACTTTGCTGGTACATGGCTTATAGACTTGTTAAATTCTGTAGTTCCTTGTTATGGATTTATATGAGGTAGTTTACTTATACTCAGATTCTATGCTGTGCCTTTTCCTTGTGTAAATAGAAATTCTATGTTTTGAAGTATTATATTGACATAAGTACCTCATGCTTTGACAGAACTTGATCAACTGTTAGAAGATGCACCGTTACCATTCATCATGCAGCATGCTGCTAAGATTTCAGGTGTTAGAAAGAGAGTTTCATCACTGAATTCAGTTTTAAAATCCATACAACATCGGTTTGATAATATAGATCGAATGCTATCTATGGGCGTGTTACATGGTACTCACAATTCTCCCTGAACGGCATGCTAATGTCTCTTTGTTTTCCTCATCAATGAGTTTTTTACTCTTTCAGTACTTATATCTTCATTGTTGTAATATATTCAGTGATTAGTATACGCTATACTACGTTAGGTGTAGTCTACATCAATGGGTAccattaaaatttctcaaattcctTATCTTTTAAGCTCTCGCAAGTGAAGCATTTTGTGGATTGTAATTGGAATCCTGATTATACACATGATTGATGATTTGtcaatttattttactttgcTTTCTTATTACTTCCCATTCTTGGAACTGAAAAGGGTTGTGTATCATGCAGAGAAAATGGCGGTTGAAAGTTCTGGACAACATTAGCATTGGTCATGTATTACAGGTGCTTGGAATCTTTGGTACATGTTTGATCTTTATTCTTCCTCCTTTTACTCGCATTCCGTGAGAATTATATCAGTTGTGATGGTGACTGCAAGTTAATGAATTATGATTCTTCCCCAAGAATTGCAAACTTCGGTTCTTGGACAAGTATTTGCTTTCCGTCCACATATCACACACATAGGTTCAGTTACTAGACTTTGAATACAAAATGTCTTAGCATTAATGTGAAAGGAGCCActgtttataaaaaagtttttttccttgtcattttcaattttatttttaaataaaatctggCCGACTACCGCTTTGATCTGTAAATTTTTGGTCATTGAAGCCTTTTGCTCCCAATTTTTATGGAAGATGTCGGGAGTTAGAGTCGTCTTGCCTACCATGAACACCCACCCACACGCCATCTCAACCAATGCTTCTTCAATCTTTTTTCTCCATTCACTTAGGCCTTGTGTGGGTTCACATACAATCTCAATTCATCACATTTCATCTAAACACACAaacactaatatttttttaatttcaaatttttaactttttcatctaatcattacctgataattataatttttttaaactttcaaacaaaatacaaaaaataattcaactttttcaaatctcaaaacaaaaataatattataataaaatttaactatatagtatttttatttaattttttttcctcttattttccaaaactctataaaaatatcttaattcaaattatgttattactatttacaaattatcttactactatttacaattattttactactattcacaaattttttttatctcatctatataatcaaacaagttcttaatttttctcaaaaaaaaaagttcttaaAGCATGTCTTTTATCACCTCTTTTGTCGAGGATTTGAAGCAACGAGTGGGTTTCTAAATCAAACTCCCCAAAATGGTGATAGCAGCGCATCTCATCAATCCTAGGGATGGGTAGGGAGGGTATGCCCCCCCGCATGGGCAGATGAGCTATCCTGCACCATCCATGCAGAGACGGGGGGTGGGATATTGAGTCCCACATTGCTTATGAATGACTATTATATTATCTTGGCTTCTTATATAAAAGTTAGCCTAGGAGATCAAGGTAATCCAAAATAAACTCTaatgagtttatatttttttttaatgtataaattttaatttataaattaaattatgttataatttgggtccaaacaaaaattttagacctaaaaaaatttataaacccAATGGGGTCATTGGGTTGACCCCGGGGGGAGGAGGGGGGTGGGGGGGaaggcgggggacggggggATGAAAATCCCTACGCCGTGTGGTGTGGGGAGGGGTATGGGGAAGGGTCTCTCTCACCCCGCACTATGCGGGTATCACACCTAGTCAATCTGCCAAATGGATAGCCATTATGGGATCCTCTCATCGTTCAGGTTCAACAAGGAATATAGGTCAAGACCAATTTATTAAGtcgatataattatttttatttttatgttcatTAGGACAACATTCTTTTGTATTGCTATAAGAGTAATTATTTACTAATCTCTTACTTggtattttatatttgttatgaaactaatgaaaagagagaaagggaaagacagagagaaagaaaaagaaagaaagatgaaagaATGCGTATGATTATTTGATATTGAAAACCTTGAATGATACCCATACATATAGAAGTACAAAAGAGTTTAGGTATAGattaagtcttaattgacggctaagggcggtcataattgatggctaaggacggtcttaattgatggctaaacaTGGTCTTAATTGACGGCTAAAAATGTTCATACAAATCCGTTTATAACACCTCCTCTTTAGATGACCCTACataaagaatatgtctcgttaaaatcTTATCAAGTAAAAAACCtgtagaaaaaaaatcaatgacaaaaaaaaagagtacagtatccATGTGTACCGCTAAgcgctttaggattgcctcattaaaaccttgcaaaggaaaactcaATGGAAAAAAACCTTaacgaaagaaaaaaagtacaatcAACACTAGTCTTTAAAACATTTACTCCCCATGAAAAATGCATTATGATAGATTTTGAAGTcttcgcattccaatgttctgcacagtcttcttaaatgttgcagttggtaattctttagtgaataaatctgtcaaattatcacttgatcgtatttGCTTaacatcaatttcacatttcttctcataaattgcaatgatctctctTTGTGGATCTGAAAAATAACCTGCATctgtatatccaactaattgtggacttgatccatgttgataaaataatcttatattAATCATACCTCGGAGGTAACGAATGACATGTTTAataccattccaatgtcttcgagttggtgtgGAATTATATCTTACAATTAAATTAACTGATAATGCAATATCAGAccaagtgcaatttgcaagatacatcagggttccaattgcactgagataaaatacttcaagaccaagaattttttcatcttcttgggtctttctgcacatcaagtgatcgaacaaccattggagtactcaggggatgagttttGTTCATATAAAAGTtcttcaagactttatagtgaaaggtcTTTGGTTGATATATCTCAATATTGTATACCAATtctttaaatgatgcagttggtaatgttttggtaaacaaattcactatattgattcaagatcgttttaacattaaattcactactcttctagagttgtgctcttctggagttcttgtaaataacatagttagtggaaaagtcatcaaaattaagtcACCAGTCTCCAAATTCAACAAAAACAGTAGCCACCTTTTTAGATTAGATAAGCACCGCAGGGCTATGATGATACATCTCTTATCTCTTATAGAGAAATACTTCACGAGAGACGCTGTGAAGTAATAAAGATGTTTTGTCTTTCATTTTACTCATCTAAGGATGTTGCTCTTATGATAGGAGTAGATATTCATTTATCTGGAAGGAGTTATTTTGATGTCGTTTCAGAATCAAGATTTCTTAGTGCTCAATATTTTGCCTCTGTTACGACCATGTCTCAAGAGTTATTAGTTAAAGTGAATGAGGTCAACCAActcaataattaaatattttaattgcgttAGAAGCTCTCTGCGAAGAGTCGTAAGAACAAGAAACTGAAGGAGGAGAATAAGGCGCTAAAACAGTATGCACGTGATCTTCAGGATCAGTAGCAACAAGTATTTGAAGAAATCTAAATACTTAGAGAATAAGGACAACCTGCATTTAATCTCATCGTGGATATCTgaaaggaaaagtatagttgcaagcacaattgtgcactaatctgtgcaccaatgtgatgtgattggctaaaaagtagattttattgaaaacagtgttaatttaagttttaaatatgaataaatcagtattggtacacagattagtgcgtaactgtgcttgtatgtagcaaaaccctATCTGAAAATGTTCAAGTTCAAAGAGAGGAGGGGCAAGCTGCTTTTAATTTCACGGTCTAGTAAATAACTGTAGGATATTTATGTTTAGCGTATCCTCTATCAATGTATATAATTTTGTCTTGCTTTCATAAAtttctctataaaataaatattcaactCGTCTTCATTCGCATcctatcttcttcatttttctgtaattagtctgcattattactctgtaatctctttctgtattcttactctgcaatagCCTAGCAATCTTCTCGTGActaatatatgaggtattctacacatcGTTCACCAattgtttctgcttctaccgtaggtggtataatgcaatacaataatgatctgactaaaaAGTCAGATGATGAtgctatctacgagcttgtgagccTTAATACCCGATACTAATAAATTATTGTCGCATTTTTTCAAcgactacaatccaaaacttgtgaggttgacaaactcaacgaTAAAATTTCTATCATTCAGCGACTTTTTCTGGAGTCTAACATGAAAGTATgagcaataaagtaagagaataggaatttaaaattcttacttgactcttcttttcgattgcctactcctttagacAATGATGCCATACAAATTTTTGAAGAGTGAgatcgtttaaagaatgagacaaagagtttcaaatttttgtaattttgtttcgagataataaaataatatttcacaaatatttacgttgtgtttctatcttctggtatatgttctatgtactctattttatttctcctttaatcatgtacatttcttataaaaccgtaatatgaatctgaaatactaagtGCATTTAAGAGATGttatttcaaaactaataatttcattcatctcccccttgAAATCGAAATGGTTtctgatttatatttcaaatatatgtagttttcatgagctcttttggagcctcaatgatatttaaatcatctatataaattGCATTAAAAGCTATTCtcgatattaaaaatatataaaaaatagctTGTTCCACATGTGTTtagattgttttagatcatctaaggatttttgaaacttgatagaataagtacttcaggactatatgcttcatgcatttcatatctagtaatccatataaatatgtagttaatcatgcatacccaaactctcggtaattatcaagttaataaaaacctaaatataatttcatcaacttcaaaagcatatcaatattatttttacgaGAAACCGgttcgtgatttatatatcacattttcatttcctttatacaaatatccactgatattcaacaagtatcacattttaagtgtttggactacaagtccatatgtatcacattttattggtgatatcaattctgcagaaattgtttctttctattttggccaatatttttacgtcggtattcttcgacagttcttaactcacttttttcattacttATGGTAATATCAAGTGtcatcttatataaaaatatgttgtttacaacagttttatttctatccagaaTTTCTCTATTACTCATTAAATGTATcgagattttattattttcatgtaCATGTTCCTCTTTAAGGGACGACAGTTCATGAAAAATTTCTTCAGGAGGTACTTTTTAGGAGGATTATACTCTTTAAGAGTTTTTATTATGAGACAATTTTGTACATAAAGTTTggatggatcttattgcttgttttgtaggTACAACCTCTTCAATAGCaccaatttctttcttttttttatgcttttatCTTTTGAGATGCTTTATCTTTTATATCAATATGTCTCCTAcgcttttagacatgtcttatgttcattagactactaaatttcttaattgtcctacgagAACTTAAATCTTCGCTagaattttagcagctagaatatgagacatttttattttattacatccataaattaattatcatctgaacttttaGTTCATCTATGATAGTCAAGATAAcgtcaaattattttattttatttgctttaagcaaatttttcttttcactcatgGTGGAAGGCTTTATAGTAagagaatcttctggttcttttatagacctccatatgaaaattattcgacttatcgtaattgatttcggatgatcaagataatcataaaaaacatacaaatattttgaatcatatcacttttgatgcatcataatatttgatttaatagttgtataatatcatctcaaagagaaaattagtaatttttccaatacgagctccTAGCCCGAAATCATAGaagtattataaagatattcattaccacATCCAATTTCttgatttctttgaaaaaaatgtattattcTTTTCtgagaatgatataaatccaatatcattcactttaaagaatgatgtggaactaatagaacgtgactaatgatttcttaacaaaaacttattattttgctcagcaACTAGAAAGcaagatataagtttagaatatCTTGTAAATTTTCGCACTCGatattactacttcaggagcacattgaggcattcattttaaacaaatattctttagtggcttttctctacacaatttcaattatacaacttcaagtgcattaatcataacGAACTTTTGGAGGATCCCAATCTTTTGGTACACGTGTTACTCATTTAAATTATCTCACAGAATCAATAGATATTctattatgagatactcaataaaattattggtttagggCGATCTTCAGTGATGCTCCATTtctattccaagatgaatcttatcatcaataattcataacaagtataaaaaataaatagaacttgtatataaattatgtgaataaaaatgatcacaaacataattaaaaggtaaattatgaaaattttaattcaccagaAATATAAATGAGATGTATACTATGGGAATAAAcgtagaattttatcaagtaataataaggaatataatctttaatactcaCTTTAgggattgcaaataatatattgaaaaacttacttgaaatagaagacCACTACCTTCAGAATTGTCAGAATTTTTgtactgataacgtgttatgaagctaatgaaaagagagagagaaagactgagagagagaaagaataagAGATGAAAGAATGCGTAGGATTATTTGATATTGAAAACCTTGAataatacccatatatatatgactataAATGAGTTTAGGTATAacttaagtcttaattgacggcTAAGTGCGGTCATAATTGATAACTAAGGACGATCAATTATGACAGTTAAGGGAAGTCAATTATGACGGATAAAGGCAGTCATAATTGATGGCTAAGGACGGTCTTAATTAATAGTTAAACATAGTCTTAATTAACGACTAAAGATGGTCATACAAATCCatttataacaatattaatatttttaatagcatgatattttgtaataagatgagattactTTGTCATCCATATTTGTTTGTCAATGGCTCGTCACGAGCCATATATTGGGCAGCTTCATGGCTGTGCCCATTTAGCTTCCTTTTTGGATTGCCTTAGCCAAATcataaagagttttgttattcaCCATCCTGCACatcacatatatttttaatttttattttattttatctgggTGTATGGTCTCAAAGGATTATTTGTACCCAAGAGGTGTTGGACCTTGGACCTTGAAAGAGATggacaaaaataaaatgtatataagcaTCAAACTGTctacattttttcaaaaaatatcaaacCGTATCTAAAATTATAGGGAAAACCAGCTTATAATTCACTCATAAACACCTTCAATAGGTCACGAAACTAGCCAACTAAATCATAATAGCATCAAAACGATCTCTACTTCCGCTTACTCGGCAGAATCACGACTTCAGCATGCATGATATGCCGCCTTCAACATCTGATTCACACCTCAAGCATGCATGAATGCCGCCATAGTTTTGCAAGAAGCGCTCTGAAACTCACCAAGTATTTTTTCACGTGCGGTACTCAATCAACGATGTTATTACAAGCCATGTCGATTAATCAAAAAACCAGCTTTTGCTATGAGATCATCTTTTCTGGCATATGGTCATGCCATCTCCAATGGGTACCTAACAGTCCAAAAAGTTTTGAGGTTATGGGACCAACTAAAAGGAGTCTTGCAAGAGCTTGTCAAAACATAAGCAGCAAGTTCAGACCTACCATACTAATGTTTACACGCTTGTCCTCCAGTAGACGTTTGTTGAAATTCCTGATGCTAACTGTCTTGGCATCGTTTACCTACTCAAAAGAGACTTTgaacaaatcaattttatttcaaacaggcaaatttataaataaaaactctatgTGCACTTACTTTTGTGTACTCCttacgcactccactgatatgattggttgcaccactttttttttaatataaaataattgcttTGGCCAATCATATTAATGGAGTGCGC
This window harbors:
- the LOC122289026 gene encoding uncharacterized protein LOC122289026, with product METVDNSNCDTTEDDSSVSFQNHTHVSPNSQSESDVVKSSSDAVSRGLSSTLATVIRDFDSRAEDALRSQDQLSSALHRLTRELDQLLEDAPLPFIMQHAAKISGVRKRVSSLNSVLKSIQHRFDNIDRMLSMGVLHEKMAVESSGQH